The following coding sequences are from one Dermacentor andersoni chromosome 5, qqDerAnde1_hic_scaffold, whole genome shotgun sequence window:
- the LOC126531173 gene encoding uncharacterized protein → MFRRYAHVVSLIAAIVLVVGATDLADFFERIHTEGEVTTYQCYRNGTTLEPSSSRDFTILWKGSDQSNDEAQCVCTFQLAGDSENQRFESSAEYESQGDYAILSGDGKQARLYQLRPPYQDEAYYFKEVADPDGDPAFKIYDTDETCTNAEALRNQVCPEPCDLEYVR, encoded by the exons ATGTTCAGGAGATACGCCCACGTGGTTTCTCTGATTGCTGCAATCGTGTTGGTGGTCGGGGCAACTGATCTGGCGGATTTCTTTGAG AGGATACACACTGAAGGCGAAGTGACGACGTACCAATGCTACCGAAATGGTACCACGCTCGAGCCATCCTCATCCCGCGacttcaccatcctgtggaaaGGCTCGGACCAGTCCAATGACGAAGCACAATGCGTGTGCACGTTCCAGCTTGCCGGCGACAGTGAGAACCAGAG GTTCGAATCCTCTGCCGAGTACGAATCACAAGGAGACTACGCCATTCTATCAGGCGATG GTAAACAGGCGCGTCTTTACCAACTCCGGCCTCCATACCAGGATGAAGCCTACTACTTCAAGGAAG TGGCCGATCCGGATGGGGATCCGGCCTTCAAGATTTACGACACAGACGAGACCTGCACAAACGCCGAAGCCCTTCGCAACCAGGTCTGCCCTGAACCGTGCGACTTGGAATACGTACGTTGA